The proteins below come from a single Natranaerofaba carboxydovora genomic window:
- a CDS encoding MFS transporter, with protein sequence MTISEYSEKKLFILSLLLFLVQGDNYASAAVVVEIARDFNMHISQAGLFVTAYLLPFGIFTLFFGPMADKYGKAKVISIGAFAVSIFCTLGGFALGLVSLSLIRAVNGIFAASIIPVTISLIGEKFSYDPKAMQNALGRALGMLFMGAAAAPIIAGTLTYLVFWRMVYFAYGLAIFTTAIFIRKTLDKSNIVNSNLSLKSVYREAFGNKRLINLVSAEFFLGFSVLGSFMYSGDFVQETTTFNIFWVGVALTFFGLGTVIGGRHAASIKEKVGPSIIIYAGVLGFLCWGLMGFIGIYYFMLVAFLGYGFSFILLHTFIVTTAQNLIPDKKGLVMSLVSFNLFVGGGLGTLVNSYVLSFSDFMFVFFLAGIFIFTAGVLTYKFIN encoded by the coding sequence TTGACTATTTCTGAATATTCAGAAAAAAAGTTATTTATATTAAGCCTGTTACTCTTTTTAGTTCAAGGTGACAATTATGCTTCAGCAGCCGTGGTAGTTGAAATAGCAAGGGATTTCAATATGCATATCAGTCAAGCTGGACTTTTTGTGACTGCGTACTTACTGCCTTTTGGGATCTTTACTTTATTTTTTGGTCCTATGGCTGACAAATATGGAAAAGCAAAGGTTATAAGTATTGGAGCCTTCGCAGTTTCGATATTTTGTACTTTGGGAGGATTTGCTTTGGGTTTGGTTTCATTAAGCTTAATCCGTGCTGTCAATGGAATCTTTGCTGCTTCCATTATTCCGGTAACTATTTCTCTTATTGGAGAAAAATTTTCTTATGACCCAAAAGCTATGCAAAATGCGCTGGGTAGAGCTCTTGGGATGTTGTTTATGGGTGCTGCAGCAGCTCCTATAATCGCAGGTACTTTAACTTATTTGGTTTTCTGGAGAATGGTATATTTTGCTTACGGATTAGCAATATTTACTACTGCAATTTTTATCCGTAAGACTTTAGATAAATCTAATATCGTCAATAGTAATCTATCATTAAAATCAGTTTATAGAGAAGCTTTTGGTAATAAAAGATTAATCAACTTAGTTAGTGCAGAGTTTTTTCTGGGTTTTTCTGTATTAGGAAGCTTTATGTATTCGGGAGATTTTGTCCAAGAAACTACAACCTTTAATATATTTTGGGTTGGGGTAGCTCTTACCTTTTTTGGTTTAGGAACTGTTATAGGTGGTAGACATGCAGCATCAATAAAAGAAAAAGTAGGGCCATCTATTATCATATATGCAGGTGTGTTAGGATTTTTATGCTGGGGGCTCATGGGATTTATAGGTATATATTATTTTATGCTTGTTGCGTTTTTGGGATATGGTTTTTCTTTTATCCTTCTACATACTTTTATAGTGACAACTGCACAAAACTTAATACCAGATAAAAAAGGACTAGTGATGTCGCTTGTTTCCTTTAACTTATTTGTAGGTGGGGGCTTAGG